The sequence below is a genomic window from Budorcas taxicolor isolate Tak-1 chromosome 4, Takin1.1, whole genome shotgun sequence.
ATCTTTTAGATAAACTGTTACTTGCTTAAAGTAATGGTATGATCTGTGACGTTTATTGAAATGTGTTGGCTAATTTGTCATATTTTGCAGGGAGGAAATTACCAAAGCTGAATAACTGCCTGTCTGGTTCCTATTGTTAATTATTTTCAGTAACTGTTCTGTTAAGAGATTAAGTATCCAAAATATGCATAATATTGCCCTATGTCGGTCTAgggataaaaattttttaaagatcattttactttattttgctcattttgTTTCATCTTTACAACTGCTCTGGGAAGAAGAGAGAGCAGGTGTCATGAGCCCTGTTTCCATATGGACATACTGAATTAGTGAGAAGCTCAGTCATTTAGGTCATAGATTTAATAAGtgatcaagctggaatcaaaccCATTTCCTTACACCTAACCCAGTGCCCTCTTCTCCACTACTTGCCCACTACTCCATAGTACATCTTACAGTTTATATTGTGTAAGGCTCCAAGTACCCAAGAAATGAGTCATATTTGAGGCAGAAATATGAAAGCTGAAataaaatagtagaaataaagtaAGACAATGGTCAGTTTAGCTGTATGTGTCAAAAGCTTTCAGttgaattcagttgctcagtcccgtgtccgactctttgcgaccccatgaactgcagcacgccaggcctccctgtccatcaccaactccggagtccacccagactccattgagtcggtgataccatccaaccatctcatcctctgtcgtccccttctcctgccttcaatctttcccagcatcagggtcttttcaaatgagtcagcccttcgcatgaggtggccaaagtattggagtttcagcttcagcatcagtccttccagtgaacacccagggctgatctttaggatgtactggttggatctccttgcagtctaagggactctcaagagtcttctccaacaccacacttcaaaagcatccattcttcagagctcagttttctttagagtccaagtctcacatccatacatgactactggaaaaaccaaagcctagactagacggacctttgttggcaaaataatgtctctgctttttaatacgctgtctaggttggtcataactttccttccaaggagtaagccttaGAAGATATTTAATTGCCATCCAACCACTAATCTATCTCTTAGAAGTCCAAAGAAATAACCAGATgtaaacaaatactttaaaaaaagaatgtataaagtaagagtgaaaaaactgggaaCATGTTTAGTAGTAGGAGGGATAAGTAAATTTTGGTAATTCCTgtgattatatataatttaatgtttaaaaatagatCTTTGAAAGAATTAATGCTTATGAACAGGCAAATGCTTATGAACTTAATGTTAAGAAAAGGtctcatttatatataatatgacatatgaagaaaaagaaatgattttgttTAGGTAAAATGTAGATGTCTGTGTGAAAAAGAGATTGGATCATTAGATAGTAACATCAGAATGTCCCAGTAACTCAGGTTGGTGGAATTAGAAATaattactatattccttttttcttaagaaaagctcttttttttttttcccacagtgaTCATATGTTTTATAGTCAGGATAATGTTTCATaagaaaattcatgaaaaaaGCCTTTGTAGAAAAAATGTCAGTGTTTGTTGGTGATTATGTCATGacttagcttttgatttaaatatCTTTTCACTGCATTTTTTGATTAGCCTGGGCTACGGTAATTGACTTTTAATGCctgtttttttttggccatactacatgtggcttgtggggtcttagttccctgaccagtgattggaCCCAGgctcctggcagtgaaagcactgactcCTAACACTGAACTGGCAGGGAATTcccaacttcatttttttaagtgacttttaACAGCAGTatactttattgttttatttcgaggaaaaaaaaatatgttagaaTTTTGTGTGTTGGTATGTTTcattagaacttttaaaaatgaaatttgggGTAGAGCCTGAGAAATCAGGAAATCCCCTGCTGCTGTCACTTGTATTAAATAACTAATTTGATCACTGTTCAAAGGCAAGAATGTAAAAGGTGTAACCATGTTTTACTTTCATAACAATTTAGTTGGTAGACATAGGTGAGAAATTATTTAGATGTATCAGtttatattgttttcttcattgtttcaATTTTGTATGCTTGAGATAATGGTAGATTTAGATAATGTTTAGCTAAATTTCCCATTATTATTATACATCTTTGTAAAAATAGTAGCCTTTTTATTATGATTAGATTCCAAATtatcattaagaaaatatttttacttttatgagaAGTATAATATATGTCCATTTGAAGAAACTATTTTactttatgtttctgttttggcCATAAGATCTTAGATCCccgaccagagactgaacttgtgaccctgcaatggaagcatggagtcttaaccactggaaatcCCAAAAAACTCTTTCTCAAATGTTCTTTAGAGACTGTAACATTACACTTGTTCACTTTCataagatgagaaaacaaaatagtGAACACAATTGATAGAGAAATTCAAATCTTCCAAAAAAGGTGCCAAATAGAATGGACCTTCAGTTGTCCATGTGTAGTGATTTTGAGGGGGATACAGATGGCAATATATGATTAAAGATACAACATTGTGATGTCTCTGATTGATTTTATGCTTTCATAGACCacgtgacttttttttcttgtgtcaTTTTTAGTCGGAGCGCCATAACATGGTGTGGGAAGTGAAGAGCAACCAGATGCCTGATGCAGTGCAGAAGCTCCTGCTAGTCATGGACAAGAGAGCGCCCGGAGTGAGCGACTCGCTGCAGCTGCTGCAGTGCAAGGAGACGCTGCCGTCCTCGCCTGGGTACAACTCTTGTGATGAGCACATGGAACTTGGTAAACAAAATTCAGTTTTTAGGGATCTTCAGTGAGATGTGGATTAATTTTCATGTTTAACTTTTCCACCCAGCTTGAATTGCTGAAAAGTATGCTAAGTTTTGTTCACTAGGAACTTTCAATGTTCTCTTGTTATTGCttataaagtattatttaaaCCAACATAACTTTATGTTGATTATGTTAGTTATCATAGAGACTCATTTACAAATTCAAACTCAACTGTCTTTGTGGGTAAAAATGAGCCTTTAAACATCTTATGAAAACCTTGTGGTGTGGCTTTTCGAAAGCTGTTACTTTTGAAATAGCCTTGTAAGCTCAGCAAATTATGCTGGCTATGCCTTTATGCCTGGTTTGTTGGTATGATGGGGGAAATTCCAGTGGACACTTGAAACTGGAGGATCAGACATTTGTAATTATCAGTACTGCTGAGCTACCCCAAAGATGCATGATATATAGAACTGTGTAGGTTTGTTGAGGTATGACTTTGAATGTTACTGCTTTGAGGTAAGTGTTGAAGAGAATAAACAGCCGATGAGTGAGCTTGTCTTGCTGCCCACTTTTCGTCTTGGCTTTGTCCCCATTTAAAATACGTTTTCCCCGGATGTTCACAAAATCCGAGATGTgattgtcttcattttataaataatgaaataaaggaGGTTATACTGTAGTCTTCTTTGGGAATTTGAAGATCTTAAAGGTCTTGAGACATAACCTGTTGACATGCTAAGGGTTTGCTAAGCTCAAAATATTGAATTGTGGTTACTATTGAGTGGGAAATATTTCAATCAATTACTTGGTTCTTCATTGTCACATTTTAGTTGGTTTCAGAAGGAAATCAGGAACCTAGGGCTCAGGAGGTCAAAAACTTTACAGCCCCTCATGACTTCAGTTTAAAAGTAGTTTCCTTAACTTGAAAGACAGAAATGAACCCTTCACAATAAATATACAGGTGATAGTCAAAGAATGATGTTGGCAGTGAGGGAAGGGAAATAGCTACGCCATCATGAGCATTGCAGAGTGGAATTATCTTAAGTTGGTGTATTTTGGCTTCTTTGTGAAAGGAGGGATACCTTCTAGTAGGTTTTATGAATGGATATCCTGAATTAGTACTTGTCAGACATTTCCGTTTTAGTGAGTTATTCTGGGATAGTCCCTGTATAGGAATGAGTATGTGCTTTTATTGTGACCATATAGGAGAGCTCTCAAGTCTGCAAGAGCTTCTGGGTTTATATATTGAAGAGACCCATTAGATCCATAGAGTTTACAGGCGTGTCTTTCACAAacggattttgttgttgtttttaaggctacaagaggctttttttttctagttcagtTTTTAGAATTCAGTCTACCTTGCAGTGTAGTTTTGGCATGAACAAGGGTGGTCCTTGGGTactctttctggttttctttcttgggTAGCTGAAAGTCTGTCATGAACTACCTTTTGAGAACACactttttggaaaataataaatattactgaGTTTAGactttctcattaaaaataaataatttggtGTAGATAAAGTTGAATAAGTAGTACCTAAAAATTGCTGTGATCTAAGTTTCATCTTTGAAagttgttgttttcatttattgtagTAATCTTGTTAAGTATATATATACCCCCATAAAATACCTTTTTCCTTATTAATGTGGTAACATAAAAATGTCTGAGTAGCATATGGATTATTCCCAGGTGAGCCTGTGAAAAACTGGGGGCGGAGAGTCAGAAAACACAAACAGAACAGTTTGTGAACAGTTGTAAATACATGGTTTGTGTAGTGAGGTCATTAATCCATTTAAGTGTACTTTTCTGTTAAGCTTTGTCGATCCTTAAATGTATAAGGTGTCATTGTTTTTTCAGTTGAAActtgtttctttcagaaaaacattttgaatttaCACCTTTCCTCTCACAAAATTAACTAGCTAAATTTGAGGCCCTCTTTCCCAGCTGTGACTACAGTATTGTCCCCTGTATTAGTGATTTCCTTCTGATAATCGTGAGTGTGCTTATTTGCAGATGATCTTCCTGAACTTCAGGCTGTTCAGAGTGATCCTGCTCAATCTGCCATTTACCAGCTGAGTTCAGATGTGTCTCATCAAGAATATCCAAGACCATCTTGGAACCAGAATACCTCAGAACTATCAGAAAATACTTACGGTGAAAATGAAGTGGATTGGCTAACAGAACTAGCAAATATTGCCACCAGCCCACAAAGTCCACTTATGCAGTGCTCATTTTACAACAGGTGGGAACATTGGCTGTGTTTTAATTGAAAACTTTGTCATTACAAACCACTTTTCCCTCCCTAGTTTTAaaagttgcctggagaatcccagggacggggagcttggtgggctgccatctgtggggtcgcacagagtcagacacaactgaagcgacttagcagcagcagttttaaaaGTAATGATGCTGTTGATcatttaaataaagattttttttaattaaagttgtTAAAATTGAGCTCTTTATCTTAAAATGATCAAAGAGTTAGTCAACCCCCAGTCATTATTTCATACTTTGATGATTAGATAAAAGTAATATGAGAACTGAGTCTTAAATGGTTTAAAGTCATCAAGAAATACATCAGACCAagaatacttttatttatattttttgcttagagaaatgaaaattttctaaagAGCCATAATTAAAgtaaacattatattttaaacttagtcAACCTTGAATTTGGTTCCTTTTGGTCtgcgtttatttttttttcacagtgtaTGTGGCCTTATGTTATGTATACGTTTGCTGATATTGATATCTTGAATTTCTCAAAGTAGACTctcattggttaaaaaaaaaaaccattttcaTTTACCCAGACCAGAGTTTAAGAAAATGAGTTATTGTGCTGTAAAATTATGGAATCTTCCAACTAAtattcctcagttcagtcgctcagtcctgtccgactcttttgcgaccccatgaattgcagcacgccaggcctccctgtccatcaccaactcccgagttcactcacactcatgtccatcaagtcagtgatgtcatccagccatctcatcctgtcatccccttctcctcttgcgcccaatccctcctagcatcaagagtcttttccaatgagtcagctcttcacatgaggtggccaaagtatcggagtttcagctttagcatcagtccttccaatgaacacccaggactgatctcctttaggatggactggttggatctccttgcagtccaagggactctcaagagtcttctccaacaccacagttcaaaagcatcaattcttcagagctccgctttcttcacagtccaactgtcacatccatacatgactactggaaaaaccatagccttgactagacagatctttgttggcaaagtaatgtctctgctttttagtatgctgtctaggttggtcataactttccttccaaggagtaagtgtcttttaatttcatggctgcagtcaccatctgcagtgattttggagccccccaaaataaagtctcacactgtttccacagtttccccatctatttgccatgaagtgatgggaccagatgccatgatcttaagttttctgaacattgaactttaagccaacttttccactctcctctttcactttcatcaagaggctttttagttccttttcactttctgccataagggtggtgtcatctgcatatctgaggtgattgatatttctcccagcaaccttgattccagcttgtgcttcttccagcccagcgtttctcatgatgcatataagttaaataagcagggtgactatatacagccttgacgtactccttttcctatttggaaccagtctgttgttccatgtccagttctaactgttgcttcctgacctgcatataggtttctagagagagaaatggataatattttattaattatccCCCAGATTATAAAGTTGACTATTTAAAAAGACATAGATAAATATGATAGTTTATGAGGAAGGGAAGTAACCCAGATTTGCACTCATGTGGGTGGGTAGACCAGGGTCCATATACAGTGATGTAGGAATAACCGAATTTTGGTAGTGCTTGTAAGTTAGTATAATTCTTTGCTAAAAAATAAACTTGTTAGGTGTGGAGCCTTGATTTTCTTGCATCCCAGCAAGttatccttttcttctcttcagcAGGATATTGGTCTTGATTAGAGCAAATTCAATTTAATTAACTTCAGTTTAAGTCCATGATAATTTCCACAAGGATGAAAAGTTGACTTTTCAaagtatttcttcctttattgtcCCAGTTTTTATTGAAATCTTTAAgagtcaaaaaatgaaaaattattttataattaaaaacagaaaatccagATTTTACTATTGGACTTCCTTTTCTCCCAATTTTAGTTGAGatagtaattttcatttttcacaacaAACTAGAGGATTAATAATTCATGGAAAGCTGAGTAAAGCCCTCAGAAGgaaattaatgttaaaaaaaatagttaaaaggtGTAGCTCCTTAAAGGTGTAAATTCCCCACCGCATTTTCTGTGCTTCCCTTCTTCCTTGGGAACGAGGCACGGTAACACTCTGCTGTTCTGCCTGGCTTCTAACCCTGTCAGTGGTCCATAGCTATTCTCTACAACTTTGTGTAGATTGTCAAACTGTTAGTTATTGAGCTTTTGGATGTCTGAAGTTGTACTGTAGAGTGTCAAGGGGTTGAGGacagataaaatttatattatgctTGCATAGAGGGATGAGGAGATGATGGTGTCAGTCATTCAGACACATCAGCATATTAGTTTTTAGAGCATTTAGGCCACATGCTTTAGAACACTACGttgtcctcttttatttttttcattgttctctTTTAAATGGTTATACAGAAGAACTGataaacttaattttcttttattaagaaaGCAGGGGCAAGCTTAAGCAATTTTCAACAGTTTGGccactcaataaatatgtaaatatgtaataaaaggaagaaataaaagatgaaacatttaagtatttatattttgaaaattggtTGGAGAGTATGCTAAAATATGTGGAAACTAACTTGGGTTTTTACTTAAGTTATGTGAATATGAAAACAGTATAGTTTTATATAGAGAGTAATTTCTGCAAaggtataataaaaatgttacttAAGATTAGAAAAATCGAGGGACTAATAGATTTCTCACAGAGTAAGTGCAAAATTGGAAAGTAAGATGCCCTCCTCTTGTTAGAAAGAGGATTAGTACAGACActgtaaacatttttttgttaAAGACCAAATCCCTAGCTGACATGAAGAATTGTCCTGATTGGGGACCTTCAGTTGACCCTAAGTCTTCTCTGCTACTTTCCAATCTCCTGAGTCAGTGCACATTAGTGCTTGCCCTGTACGGGCCTGTGGGGGAAGGATCTTAGTGTGTTCTTGAGAGCCCCATGTAGTCTGAAGGGAGTGCTGCCTGGTAAAGAGACCTTTGACAGGAAAGAAGGGGAAGAGGTAGCTTACTCTTTTAAGGTGATCCTGGGGGTTGAAGTAGCTGGCTTTATGTGtacctgctttgcaaataggctGTTTTCTACTATAATAGGTTTAAACATTTCAGCTTCAGGTAATTCATTGAATCTGCAAGTGGTTGGTAGCTAAGGAGTTCCGAGTTTGTCACATAGAGCTTGGAGACCCTGTTCAGAATGAGATTTAGTGACCACATCAGAGTAAGACAGAAAGGGACAGGGAGCCCTGCATGAGGGGGCATCATCTTTCATGCAGGCAACTGTATATTTGTTTGTATTTAGTGATacgtaggaaatggcaaccaactccagtatattcttgcctggagaatcccatggacagaggagcttggtgggctacagtccacgggtcgcaaagagtcggacacgactgagcgacttcactttcattttcactagtgACAcaaaaatgagtgaataaatgaaggagAGTAATTTGGAATTTGAAGTATATTATCTCATCtgaaaaaaagtgtttaaaatgtgTGAAGAGGGAAAGAAGTTATACAACAACACACTATAGATGAAATTTTTGTTATCTTCACCAGTGTTTCCCATAGGTGTCTTACATGTAATAACACTGGTATGGTGAATGTGAAGTTCTTTTCATCAAAAGGAAAGCCCTAGTTTAAGGACCTTTGCTTTGTAACTAAAGTGGCTGATTTATTTTAGATCATCTCCTGTACACATCATAGCTACTAGCAAAAGTTTACATTCCTACGCACGCCCTCCACCGGTGGCCTCTTCTAAGGGTGAGCCGGCCTTCCCTCATCACTGGAAGGAGCAAACACCAGTCAGACATGAAAGGGTAAGTTCATTCATGAAATTAAACTTTTATGACGTTTGCACAGCAGCTGAAAAACATTAACTTGTCCCTCACTAAGAGTGTCTTCTGAAGTACATACAGATGGAAAATAGTCTTGTTTTTCTGCTAGTGATCTGAGTTTGATTTTATATGTATAGCTCTAATAACTGTTAGAAAAATTCAGAATTACCAGTAAGAAAATGCATTTAACTAAACTTCCCAAAACATCAGAAGGCAGTTTATTCTCCCACAGTTTAAAATTAGTAAGTTACCTACTAATAAAGTCTGAAGACacatatttacaaaatacattgaaaataaaaactaaacagtTTGTAATGCTTTTTTCCACAGGCAAACAGTGAGTCGGAATCTGGCATTTTCTGCATGTCCTCCCTTTCAGATGATGATGACTTGGGATGGTGCAATTCCTGGCCTTCAACTGCTTGGCACTGTTttttgaaaggttaaaaaaaggcTTGAATTTTTAGTTTACTAGTGTAGCAAACACACTGATCACATatctaatatttgttttttatttcaacttTAGGCACACGACTATGCTTTCATAAGGGAAGCAATAAGGAATGGCAGAATGTGGAAGATTTTGCTAGAACCGAAGGCTGTGATAATGAGGAAGATGTCCAGATGGGCACTCACAAGGttgatttaaaattctttaaacttTTCCAAGTCTTTCAAAGGGAGCACAGGTTTTTTATTAATCTACAGATGTATCCTCCACTTGCTTTATGTTACATGGCATCCTGCGTTTTGGGAGGAGCTTTTGTGAATCCTCTTGGTGTGAACAACAGTGACTTGAGATCCTACCTTGATAATGAAGCTTTCTTAGATGGGAAAAAAGTATTTCTTAGCACTTTTTACACATTGCATTTTAGGGAAAACTAAACTGGCAttaaacataaaatgaataaataaaccaaaGCCTTATCTTAGGTAATCTACAAAGTGGTTAATTCCCCCGTGGATAGAGAGTTGAGTTACTTTTAAAATGACCCAATAAAATGCTGGTATTTTCTGAGTTGGTAAGCAAAGGCAGTAATGGGTAGCAGTGGATAAATACTGATGAAACTATCTTTGAAATCTTCACTTTCTCTATCTCCACTTTGGGCAGAGAAAATGGGCCTGTGAAGTGTGCTTGTTTAAAAATTCCTGTTTTGACCGTGCTATCTGTTAAGTCCTTGAGAAAGATAGTCTTGATGCCTTCAGTTTTCCTTCATGCTGTAAGCACTGTATTGTAAAGTTCACTGTAGTCTTTCCTTGGGCTCTGTAGCTCTACTAAAATTGTGTCAAAGGTTACTGGTTTCATTCTGATTTAGAAATCTGCTTGGTTTGTTTGTCATTTCTGCAGCATTCTGCACAGTGGATTGTCTTCTTTTGATTTGTGTAGCATGGTACTGCCCTGATTTTCTTTCTGAtgtcttgggttttttttttactgttgactTGTCTGCCCGTGATGTTGAATGTTAGATAAGGTTCTACCCCTCCTCACTCTATTTACACTTCCTCGCTGATGATAATGTTCAAAGCAATTCCTTATGGCCTGTGGAAACTGCTCTGGTCTTGGAGTCAGGAGAGCTGTGCTCTTCTTTTTTGCTCTACCAGCAGCTATTAACATTTTCGTGACTGGCCTTGGGCAGTTTGTCTGCCCCACTGGGTGTTGGCTTCCTGTTTTGTAAGATGGAATTGGATTGATTTTAAGTTCTTACAGAGCGAAGAATCAGAAGATTCTTTAATCTAGTTATTAGTATAACCAACACTGGACTGCCTTTATCTTCCCCTCCAGACcgttttcctcctttcttttaggAGTATTATTATCTTTTCTTGATTGCCAGATTCAAAATCTGTCTTGTTTGCTTCATTCAAAACATGaagttgactgtttcctttcctcccttcatATTCAGGTGATCCATTCTATTTCCTTCAAGACTTTTTacgtttattattttcttttattagttaACTTTGATTGGATATTACAGCTAGCCATTGGCATGTCTGtctcctttgtctttctgtgaATTTAAGGGTAGGGATCATGTGTTTTCAGAGCCTAGCACCTAGCATCTActgagcactcaataaatactggttGAATTTATTCAGCCCAGTTCTACCACCATTGCAGTTGTCAGATTCAAGACTGTAGTGGGTTTCTCCTGTTGAATCTTCAAATAAATTGAATACTAGAGATAGCTTTTATCTGTAGTCTTTGTCATCATCATAAAATTGAGTCATTAACAATAATACTTTCATTGACTTCCCAGATCCTTCTCAAAGGAAAGCTTGAGCACTTTGCCAGTCTTTAAGACCCCTTTACTTACTTACTAACTGGGCCCTTCTTCGCAGCCTTATTTGCCCCAACTCTGAATTCATCTTGTAATTTAGCAAATACTCAGCATTCTCCAAAGAAGTTGCTAGTTAAAACTATTCCTGGTATAAGGAGAGTGCTTCTAGATTCCATTTCACATGGGAATTGAAAGCCCTCCTAATCTCCTGGAGTTAATATCTCCCTTTAAACTCCATATAGCACTATTTATTTTTACACTGAAGTACTGATTCCAGTCTGTTTTATATTGTAGTaatttatatatttgcctttcttcaCTACTGGGTTGATAGCTCCTCAGTGGCAAAAATCCCAtcttatttttaccttttctacAAAATCTTACACACAATAGGAACATCACTCCATGCTGAACTGAACATTGCCAATTTATTTGCTCTATGCATGTATTTCCAGGGCTATGGTTCTGATGGTCTAAAGTTGTTATCACATGAAGAAAGTGTATCATTTGGTGAGTCTGTACTGAAGTTGACTTTTGATCCTGGTACAGTGGAAGATGGTTTACTTACTGTAGAGTGTAAACTGGACCACCCTttctatgttaaaaataaaggtaGGGCTTCAATTTGAATTTgtcttaacttttaaagaaagcttCTTAAACT
It includes:
- the HBP1 gene encoding HMG box-containing protein 1 isoform X2, which gives rise to MATGLSERHNMVWEVKSNQMPDAVQKLLLVMDKRAPGVSDSLQLLQCKETLPSSPGYNSCDEHMELDDLPELQAVQSDPAQSAIYQLSSDVSHQEYPRPSWNQNTSELSENTYGENEVDWLTELANIATSPQSPLMQCSFYNRSSPVHIIATSKSLHSYARPPPVASSKGEPAFPHHWKEQTPVRHERANSESESGIFCMSSLSDDDDLGWCNSWPSTAWHCFLKGTRLCFHKGSNKEWQNVEDFARTEGCDNEEDVQMGTHKGYGSDGLKLLSHEESVSFGESVLKLTFDPGTVEDGLLTVECKLDHPFYVKNKGWSSFYPSLTVVQHGIPCCEIHIGDVCLPPGHPDAINFDDSGVFDTFKSYDFTPMDSSAVYVLSSMARQRRASLSCGGPGGQDFERSGFSKNCGSPGSSQLSSSSLYAKAVKTHSSGTVSATSPNKCKRPMNAFMLFAKKYRVEYTQMYPGKDNRAISVILGDRWKKMKNEERRMYTLEAKALAEEQKRLNPDCWKRKRTNSGSQQH
- the HBP1 gene encoding HMG box-containing protein 1 isoform X1; translation: MVTGHLGPAEGRADLAGKGSAGDGTRQTSCSSAEESERHNMVWEVKSNQMPDAVQKLLLVMDKRAPGVSDSLQLLQCKETLPSSPGYNSCDEHMELDDLPELQAVQSDPAQSAIYQLSSDVSHQEYPRPSWNQNTSELSENTYGENEVDWLTELANIATSPQSPLMQCSFYNRSSPVHIIATSKSLHSYARPPPVASSKGEPAFPHHWKEQTPVRHERANSESESGIFCMSSLSDDDDLGWCNSWPSTAWHCFLKGTRLCFHKGSNKEWQNVEDFARTEGCDNEEDVQMGTHKGYGSDGLKLLSHEESVSFGESVLKLTFDPGTVEDGLLTVECKLDHPFYVKNKGWSSFYPSLTVVQHGIPCCEIHIGDVCLPPGHPDAINFDDSGVFDTFKSYDFTPMDSSAVYVLSSMARQRRASLSCGGPGGQDFERSGFSKNCGSPGSSQLSSSSLYAKAVKTHSSGTVSATSPNKCKRPMNAFMLFAKKYRVEYTQMYPGKDNRAISVILGDRWKKMKNEERRMYTLEAKALAEEQKRLNPDCWKRKRTNSGSQQH
- the HBP1 gene encoding HMG box-containing protein 1 isoform X3, with amino-acid sequence MVWEVKSNQMPDAVQKLLLVMDKRAPGVSDSLQLLQCKETLPSSPGYNSCDEHMELDDLPELQAVQSDPAQSAIYQLSSDVSHQEYPRPSWNQNTSELSENTYGENEVDWLTELANIATSPQSPLMQCSFYNRSSPVHIIATSKSLHSYARPPPVASSKGEPAFPHHWKEQTPVRHERANSESESGIFCMSSLSDDDDLGWCNSWPSTAWHCFLKGTRLCFHKGSNKEWQNVEDFARTEGCDNEEDVQMGTHKGYGSDGLKLLSHEESVSFGESVLKLTFDPGTVEDGLLTVECKLDHPFYVKNKGWSSFYPSLTVVQHGIPCCEIHIGDVCLPPGHPDAINFDDSGVFDTFKSYDFTPMDSSAVYVLSSMARQRRASLSCGGPGGQDFERSGFSKNCGSPGSSQLSSSSLYAKAVKTHSSGTVSATSPNKCKRPMNAFMLFAKKYRVEYTQMYPGKDNRAISVILGDRWKKMKNEERRMYTLEAKALAEEQKRLNPDCWKRKRTNSGSQQH